Proteins found in one Promicromonospora sukumoe genomic segment:
- a CDS encoding TetR/AcrR family transcriptional regulator, translating into MTEAGAVPRRRGAARSETARRAILKAASSLFATRGYDHLTIEGIAAEAGVAKQTIYRWWPSKGSVVAEALLEGELLPGHFEVPATGDVRADLTAWLEDLSRFVDDPGNAPFIRSLVTAAAENADIGARLDEALGGSELTTRVEDAVASGEIWARTPVQEVVDALVGAVVTRALRRVPATPDTAERFVHLLLR; encoded by the coding sequence ATGACGGAAGCGGGAGCGGTACCTCGACGACGAGGCGCCGCGCGCAGCGAGACGGCCCGGCGGGCCATCCTCAAGGCGGCCTCGTCGCTGTTCGCGACGCGCGGGTACGACCACCTGACGATCGAGGGCATCGCCGCCGAGGCCGGCGTCGCGAAGCAGACGATCTACCGCTGGTGGCCCTCCAAGGGGTCGGTCGTCGCGGAGGCGCTGCTGGAGGGCGAGCTGCTGCCCGGGCACTTCGAGGTGCCGGCCACCGGCGACGTGCGCGCGGACCTCACGGCGTGGCTCGAGGACCTGTCCCGCTTCGTCGACGACCCGGGCAACGCGCCGTTCATCCGGTCGCTGGTCACGGCGGCGGCGGAGAACGCGGACATCGGCGCCCGGCTCGACGAGGCGCTGGGCGGCTCGGAGCTGACGACCCGGGTCGAGGACGCCGTGGCGTCGGGCGAGATCTGGGCGCGGACCCCGGTGCAGGAGGTGGTCGACGCGCTCGTCGGCGCCGTGGTGACCCGCGCGCTGCGCCGCGTGCCGGCCACGCCGGACACCGCGGAAAGGTTCGTCCACCTGCTCCTGCGCTGA
- a CDS encoding PAS and ANTAR domain-containing protein — MESKIEEALDGGEMPPVGRYRLDLLTETWSWSREVYVMHGFEPGEVVPTTGLMVSHKHPDDLGNIDGALRRSAESGEAFSSVHRIVDTRGETRTLVITGQGYREEGTGEVTVLSGYIIDVTDSHRAAAARDATAAIQASAERRAAIEQARGMLMMVYSVDHDLAFQLLRRVSNDTNVPLRDIARELVGFVESSVPAAPESRGLVDEFLRSVRSSGRD; from the coding sequence ATGGAGAGCAAGATCGAGGAGGCCCTCGACGGCGGCGAGATGCCGCCGGTCGGCCGCTACCGGCTCGACCTGCTCACGGAGACGTGGTCCTGGTCCCGGGAGGTGTACGTCATGCACGGGTTCGAGCCCGGCGAGGTCGTCCCCACCACCGGGCTGATGGTCTCCCACAAGCACCCGGACGACCTGGGCAACATCGACGGCGCGCTGCGGCGGTCGGCCGAGTCGGGCGAGGCGTTCAGCTCCGTGCACCGGATCGTCGACACCCGGGGAGAGACGCGGACCCTCGTGATCACCGGCCAGGGCTACCGCGAGGAGGGCACGGGGGAGGTCACCGTGCTCTCCGGCTACATCATCGACGTGACGGACTCCCACCGCGCGGCCGCCGCGCGCGACGCCACGGCGGCCATCCAGGCATCGGCGGAGCGCAGGGCGGCGATCGAGCAGGCCCGGGGGATGCTGATGATGGTCTACTCCGTGGACCACGACCTGGCGTTCCAGCTGCTGCGGCGAGTGTCCAACGACACGAACGTCCCTCTGCGTGACATCGCCCGCGAGCTGGTCGGCTTCGTGGAGTCCTCCGTGCCGGCGGCGCCGGAGAGCCGCGGCCTGGTCGACGAGTTCCTGCGGTCCGTCAGGTCGTCCGGGCGGGACTGA
- a CDS encoding PAS and ANTAR domain-containing protein has translation MNQTVGRYRYDLATDEWWWSDEIYRIHGFEPGDVVPTTALILSHKHPDDLPSARQVPSEVAAATGQPFSSVHRIMDARGQERTLAVVGQGRRDPDTRRVVELVGYFIDVTAGIKAQANRAASSSIQAAAATRAPIEQAKGIIAFALGISSAEAFERMRSASNDTNVAVRDVARRIIELTSRQSAAADVIAVLSGPRAPEPPS, from the coding sequence GTGAACCAGACCGTCGGGCGGTACCGCTATGACCTGGCCACCGACGAGTGGTGGTGGTCGGACGAGATCTACCGCATCCATGGCTTCGAGCCCGGCGACGTGGTGCCGACCACGGCCCTGATCCTGTCGCACAAGCACCCCGACGACCTGCCCTCCGCCCGGCAGGTGCCGAGCGAGGTCGCCGCGGCGACGGGCCAGCCCTTCAGCAGCGTGCACCGCATCATGGACGCCCGCGGGCAGGAGCGGACCCTCGCCGTGGTCGGCCAGGGCCGGCGCGACCCGGACACCCGCCGCGTCGTCGAGCTCGTGGGGTACTTCATCGACGTGACCGCCGGGATCAAGGCCCAGGCCAACCGGGCGGCGAGCTCGTCCATCCAGGCCGCCGCCGCCACGCGCGCCCCCATCGAGCAGGCCAAGGGCATCATCGCCTTCGCCCTGGGCATCAGCTCCGCCGAGGCCTTCGAGCGGATGCGGAGCGCCTCGAACGACACGAACGTCGCGGTGCGGGACGTCGCCCGCCGGATCATCGAGCTGACCAGCAGGCAGAGCGCCGCGGCGGACGTGATCGCCGTCCTGTCCGGCCCGCGCGCCCCCGAGCCGCCGTCCTGA
- a CDS encoding ANTAR domain-containing protein, translating to MPTHRQSWTLVGDAEPASPVLSTGPPPPSPASPVILSEPEVVERAAALDRRPPDETVPTGLVGQVMIERAKSVVVVSHRVDEETATQMLVDAADIAGIPVRLAANQIVSALQGDHDDADIMQDLLEHAVEATHPVRPREVPGANIAPSTARAPS from the coding sequence ATGCCCACGCACAGGCAGTCCTGGACGCTGGTCGGCGACGCCGAACCAGCCTCCCCCGTCCTCTCCACCGGCCCTCCGCCGCCGTCGCCGGCCTCGCCCGTGATCCTGAGCGAGCCCGAGGTGGTCGAGCGCGCCGCTGCTCTCGACCGGCGCCCGCCCGACGAGACCGTGCCGACGGGCCTCGTCGGGCAGGTGATGATCGAGCGCGCCAAGAGCGTGGTCGTCGTGTCGCACCGCGTCGACGAGGAGACGGCCACGCAGATGCTGGTCGACGCCGCCGACATCGCCGGCATCCCCGTGCGGCTGGCGGCCAACCAGATCGTGTCCGCGCTGCAGGGCGACCACGACGACGCGGACATCATGCAGGACCTCCTGGAGCACGCCGTGGAGGCAACCCACCCGGTGCGGCCACGCGAAGTGCCCGGCGCGAACATCGCGCCGAGCACTGCACGAGCGCCGTCCTGA